One Archangium violaceum genomic window, CTCGCGGAGCTCCATGCGCGCGTCGCGGAGCGGACTCAGGTCCGGCTCGGGCTCGCCGTGGAGCACACCGGCGTCGTCTGCCAGGTTCTCGCGGAGACCCTGTCCCCCGGCGTGTTGCACCGGCTCCGGGAGGCCCTGCCCGAGCCGATGAGCGCCCTCCTCATGCCGCGCGAGCCCGACGAGCCCTTCGAGCATGTCCACCTCGACCCGAGCCGTCGCACGCTCGCCGAGGGCCGGCCGGGAAGTCACCACCCCTTGTCCGAGGCCCGGCCCGAGCGGGCGCATACGCACTCCGTGCTGCGCGCGGACAACCCACACGAGGACACGAAGCTCTCCAGTTCCAGGGGGCTCACCCAGGAGAGGGAGCAGGACACGCTCGCGGCCGGGCGTCAGGGCTCGAGTCGCTCATTGAGTGAGGGAGAGGACTGAGCGGACAATCTGTCGCGGAGTACGGGCGAGCCCCGGACATCCCGGCAGTCCCGTGGGGTGCTCGCCTTCCGTGAGCCCTCGCGCTGACACGGCATGCCGGTTGCTGAAGCGGCCCGTGGCAGGAGGGGAAACACGTGGGAATCGAAACCTTCATCCGACTCGCCCGTGAGCAGGGCGCGAGTGACATCCACCTCGAGGGTGAGATGCCCATGGCGCTCCGGGTGAGAGGCGCGCTGCGGCTCGTCGGCGAGGCGATACCGGCCTCGACGCTCACCTCGATGGCGCGCGACATCATCGGCGACTCCGACTGGCCCGGGTTCATCGAGCGCTGTTCGTATGATGTCTCGCGCACGGTGGAAGGCCTGCGCTGAACGCCGCGGAGACGGGGCACCTCGTCTTCGCGACCGTGCACTCCTCGAGCACCGCCGAGGCGCTCCAGCGCCTGGTGTCCGCCTTTCCCCCGGAGGTCCAGGGCGCGGTGTGGGCCCAACTCGCGGACTGCCTCGTCGGGGTGGTGTGCCAGCGGTTGCGCTATCGCCCGGACCTTGGCATCCGCGTGCCGGAATGCGAGGTGCTCATG contains:
- a CDS encoding DUF2267 domain-containing protein, whose translation is MTREELLSRVAERGGLPGVEAAERVVRAVLEVLGERLSWPVIQALVDDLPASLAASLRDVSPHQVFNLAELHARVAERTQVRLGLAVEHTGVVCQVLAETLSPGVLHRLREALPEPMSALLMPREPDEPFEHVHLDPSRRTLAEGRPGSHHPLSEARPERAHTHSVLRADNPHEDTKLSSSRGLTQEREQDTLAAGRQGSSRSLSEGED